The following are encoded together in the Candidatus Krumholzibacteriia bacterium genome:
- the hypA gene encoding hydrogenase maturation nickel metallochaperone HypA gives MHELSIACELVKSAAAEAERHGAARVVGLDLVLGALTGVEPDALVFAFPVAAAGTRCDGAELRIEIERAKGRCVDCSATSEVDSLMSACPECGAWPIGLEGGREMRLRSVEVT, from the coding sequence GTGCACGAGCTTTCCATTGCATGTGAACTGGTGAAGAGTGCGGCGGCGGAAGCCGAGCGCCATGGCGCCGCGCGCGTGGTGGGGCTGGATCTCGTGCTCGGCGCCCTCACCGGTGTCGAGCCGGACGCGCTGGTCTTTGCTTTTCCAGTGGCGGCGGCGGGAACGCGCTGCGACGGGGCGGAACTTCGTATCGAGATCGAACGGGCAAAGGGGCGCTGCGTGGACTGCTCGGCCACCAGCGAGGTCGACAGCCTGATGAGCGCGTGCCCGGAGTGCGGCGCGTGGCCCATCGGGCTCGAAGGGGGCCGGGAAATGAGACTGCGCTCCGTGGAGGTCACCTGA
- the hypB gene encoding hydrogenase nickel incorporation protein HypB: MCGTCGCGQPDAVGHEHGHGHHHHHDHHHEHTHATQSTTLIQVEKALLAENDRFAAENRALFDERRTRCFNLISGPGAGKTTLLEKTLEGLLARSVACAVIEGDQTTDLDAQRIARTGAPVTQIETGRSCHLDAHQVGHALERVEAPRDGLLFIENVGNLICPTEFQLGEHERVTIVSTAEGNDKPAKYPLAFRTATAVVISKIDLLAHVDFDLAEARRVIRGLNPRAPI; the protein is encoded by the coding sequence ATGTGCGGAACCTGTGGGTGCGGCCAGCCCGACGCCGTGGGACACGAGCACGGGCACGGCCATCACCACCACCACGATCATCATCACGAACACACCCACGCCACCCAATCCACCACGCTCATCCAGGTGGAGAAGGCGCTGCTGGCGGAGAACGATCGCTTTGCGGCGGAGAACCGCGCGCTGTTCGACGAGCGGCGCACGCGCTGCTTCAACCTGATCAGCGGACCGGGAGCGGGCAAGACCACGCTGCTCGAGAAGACGCTGGAAGGGCTGCTCGCTCGCTCGGTGGCCTGCGCGGTGATCGAGGGCGACCAGACCACCGACCTCGACGCGCAGCGCATCGCGCGCACCGGCGCGCCGGTGACGCAGATCGAGACCGGCCGCTCCTGCCACCTCGACGCGCACCAGGTGGGCCACGCGCTGGAGCGCGTGGAGGCGCCGCGCGACGGGCTCCTGTTTATCGAAAACGTGGGCAACCTCATCTGCCCGACCGAGTTTCAACTGGGCGAGCACGAGCGCGTGACCATCGTGAGCACGGCGGAAGGCAACGACAAGCCCGCCAAGTACCCGCTCGCGTTCCGCACTGCGACCGCGGTCGTCATATCAAAAATCGACCTGCTCGCGCACGTCGACTTTGACCTCGCGGAGGCGCGGCGTGTGATCCGCGGCCTCAACCCGCGCGCCCCCATCT